The Sinorhizobium alkalisoli genomic interval CGAGGGCGACGTGGTCGAGAAGCTGCAGACCCAGATGCAGTCGGGCGAGAACATCTATGACGCCTATATCAACGATAGCGACCTGATCGGCACCCATTGGCGCTATCAGCAGGCCCGGAACCTGACCGACTGGATGGAAAACGAGGGCAAGGACGTCACCAATCCCAACCTCGACGTCGACGACTTCATCGGCAAGTCCTTCACCACGGCTCCGGATGGTAAGCTCTACCAGCTTCCCGACCAGCAGTTCGCCAATCTCTACTGGTTCCGCTACGACTGGTTCAACGACCCGAAGATCCAGGAGGAGTTCAAGGCCAAGTACGGCTACGACCTCGGCGTGCCGGTCAACTGGTCGGCCTATGAGGACATTGCCGAGTTCTTCAACGGCCGCGAGATCGACGGCAAGAAGGTCTATGGCCACATGGACTACGGCAAGAAGGACCCGTCGCTCGGCTGGCGCTTCACCGACGCCTGGCTGTCCATGGCCGGCAACGGCGACAAAGGCATCCCGAACGGCAAGCCCGTCGACGAATGGGGCATCAAGGTCGACGAGAACTCCAGGCCCGTCGGCTCCTGCGTCGCGCGCGGCGGCGACACCAACGGCCCGGCCGCCGTCTACTCGATCGAGAAGTACCTGACCTGGCTGAAGAGCTACGCGCCGCCGGAAGCGCAAGGCATGACCTTCTCCGAAGCCGGCCCGGTTCCGGCCCAGGGTGCGGTCGCCCAGCAGATGTTCTGGTACACCGCCTTCACCGCCGACATGGTCAAGGACGGCCTGCCGGTCGTCAATGCCGACGGCACGCCGAAGTGGCGCATGGCGCCCTCCCCGCACGGCGTCTACTGGAAGGACGGCATGAAGCTCGGCTATCAGGACGCCGGCTCCTGGACTCTTCTGAAGTCCACGCCCGAGGACCGCGCCAAGGCCGCCTGGCTCTACGCGCAGTTCGTCACGTCCAAGACCCTCGACGTGAAGAAGAGCCATGTCGGCCTCACCTTCATCCGCCAGTCGACCCTCGACCATCCGAGCTTCACCGAGCGCGCACCGAAGCTCGGCGGCCTGATCGAGTTCTATCGCTCGCCGGCGCGCGTGCAGTGGACCCCGACCGGCACCAACGTGCCTGACTATCCGAAGCTGGCACAGCTCTGGTGGCAGGCGATCGGCGATGCCTCTTCCGGCGCCAAGTCCGCGCAGGAAGCGATGGACTCGCTCTGCGCCGAACAGGAGAAGGTGCTGCAGCGCCTCGAACGCGCCGGCATCCAGGGCGATATCGGTCCGAAGCTCGCCGAAGAGCACGATCTCGAATATTGGAACGCGGAAGCCGTCAAGGCCGGCAACCTCGCTCCGCAGTTGAAGGTCGAGAACGAGAAGGAACAGCCGATCACCGTCAATTACGACGAACTGGTCAAGAGCTGGCAGACGAACTGAGGCTATCGACTGATAAGCGCCGCCCGGAACTTTCGGGCGGCGCACGAAATCGGAGATGCGGCGCCGGGGCTGGAAACAGCCCCGGTTTTCGCTCTTCAGCAGTGAACGGATCGAAGAAAAATTTCAGTAGTGAAATCCGGTAAAGCGAGGATACCCCCTCTGGCCAGAGGGGGTGCTTCGCTGCCAGTGCCAGTGACAGGATTCGATCCAGAAGAGCCTCACTCAATCCTTGCGCTTGCGGCAATAGAGCTCCAGCCGGTGGCGCACCAGATCGTAGCCGAGTTCGGCGGCGATCTCCGCCTGCAGCTGCTCGATCTTGTCGGAGCGGAACTCGATCACGTCGCCGGTGTCGATGTCAATCAGGTGGTCGTGGTGGGGCGCGTCGGCCGTCTCGAAGCGGGCGGTGGCGTTCTCGAAGGCGTGCCGCTGCACGACCCCCTGCTGCTCCAGCGCCGAAAGCGTCCGATAGACGGTGGAGAGCGATACCGTTGCATCGATCTCCTTGGCACGCCTGTGCAACTCGCTTGCATCCGGATGGTCTTCGGCCTCGGCCAGGATCTTCAGGATGGCGGCCCGCTGGCGCGTCACGCGCACGCCACCATCGCGCAGGATTCCCTCCAATTCCTCGACCTTATTCTTCGTCTTTGCCATCCGCCGACACTATCCAAGGGCGACGACATTGAAAATAGCTAGTTGCAAATGGTTCTCATTTGCATTGACTTATGCAGACTATTCGCCTACCCATAGTGGGAGTTGGCAAAATGGAGTTGTGAATGATCGATCTGACGAGGCGCACGATACTGGCCGCCGCCGCGGCAATGGCCGCCCTATCCCTCACGCCCACGGCTGCAGCGGCGGAAAAATTCAAGGCCGTCACCACCTTCACCGTCATTGCCGACATGGCGCAGAACGTCGCAGGCGACGCGGCGATCGTGGAATCGATCACCAAGCCGGGCGCCGAAATCCACAACTACCAGCCGACCCCGCGCGACATCCTCAAGGCGCACGGCGCGCAACTGATCTTCTGGAACGGGCTCAATCTCGAACTCTGGTTCGAGAAGTTCTTCCAGAACTTCGACGATATTCCCGGCGTCGTCGTATCCGACGGCGTCGAGCCGATGGGCATCGCCGAGGGTCCGTACACGGGCAAGCCGAACCCCCATGCGTGGATGTCGCCAACGTCGGCGCTGATCTATGTCGACAATATCCGCGACGCCTTCGTCAAATACGACCCGGAAAACGCGGAGACTTACAAGGCGAACGCCGAGGCCTACAAGAAGAAGATCGAGGCGGCGATCACGCCGATCCGCGCGGAACTGGACAAGATCCCGACCGAAAGGCGCTGGCTTGTCTCGAGCGAGGGCGCCTTCAGCTATCTCGCCCGCGATTTCGGCCTGAAGGAGCTTTACCTCTGGCCGATCAATGCCGACCAGCAGGGTACGCCGCAGCAGGTGCGCAAGGTGATCGACGCGGTCAGGGCCAACAACATCCCGGTGGTCTTTTCCGAGAGCACGATCTCGCCCGATCCGGCCATGCAAGTGGCGCGCGAGACGGGTGCAAAATATGGTGGGGTGCTCTATGTGGACTCGCTGAGCGAGGCGGGCGGTCCCGTTCCGACCTATATCGACCTGCTGCGCGCCACCTCCGAAACCATCGCGAAAGGTCTTTCGCAATGAACCTGCAGACAAAGGCCCGGCCGGTCAGGCGGCCGGTGCCCCAAGACGAGGGAAGCGGCATTCGCGTCCGCGACGCGACGGTCGTCTATCGCAACGGCCACCGGGCGCTCAGCGATGCCTCCTTCGAAGTCCCGACCGGGACGATCGCCGCCCTTGTCGGGGTCAATGGCAGCGGCAAGTCGACGATGTTCAAGGCGATCATGGGTTTCGTCCGCCTCACCAAGGGCGAGATTTCCGTCCTGGGCCTAAGCGTGCCGCAGGCGCTGAAGAAGAACCTTGTCGCCTATGTGCCGCAGGCCGAGGAGGTCGACTGGAACTTCCCGGTCCTCGTCGAGGACGTGGTGATGATGGGCCGCTACGGCCATATGAACATGCTGCGCATACCGAAAAAGGCGGACCATGAGGCGGTCGAGGCGGCGCTGGCGCGCGTCGGCATGAGCGATTTCCGCAAGCGCCAGATCGGCGAGCTGTCCGGGGGACAGAAGAAACGTGTCTTCCTCGCCCGGGCGCTCGCCCAGGATGGCCGCATCATCCTGCTCGACGAGCCCTTCACCGGCGTCGATGTCAAGACCGAGGACGCGATCATCCGCTTGCTCCTCGGCCTGCGCGACGAGGGACGGGTCATGCTCGTCTCCACCCATAATCTCGGCAGCGTGCCGGAATTCTGCGACCGGACCGTGCTCCTCAAGAACACCGTGCTCGCCTACGGCCCGACCGAGTCAACCTTCACCCGCGACAATCTCGAACTCGCCTTCGGCGGCGTGCTGCGTCACTTCGTGCTCGGCGGCGAAAGCCTGCATGACGACGCTGATCCCCGTCAGCTATCGGTCATCAGCGACGACGAGCGGCCGCTCGTCATGTATGGCGCGAAAGGACAGATGGTGCCGCAGCCGGCCAAGCCCGAAACGGAAGCGGAGACGGACGCCGGATGATCGCGACGCTCCTGGAGCCGTTTACCTATTCCTACATGCTGAACGCCATGTGGGTCAGCGCGCTGGTCGGCGCCGTCTGCGCCTTCCTCTCGGCCTATCTGATGCTGAAAGGCTGGTCGCTGATCGGCGACGCGCTCTCCCATTCGATCGTGCCCGGCGTCGCCGGCGCCTATATGCTCGGCCTGCCCTTTTCGCTCGGCGCCTTCTTTTCCGGAACGCTTGCCGCCGCCGCCATGCTGTTCCTCAATCAGCGGACGCGGCTCAA includes:
- a CDS encoding ABC transporter substrate-binding protein, whose translation is MRRHLLTTTAAMLLALTGSAFAGMDEAKQFLDKEIGDLSSLDRGAQEAEMQWFVDAAKPFAGMEIKVVSETITTHEYESKVLAPAFTAITGIKITHDLIGEGDVVEKLQTQMQSGENIYDAYINDSDLIGTHWRYQQARNLTDWMENEGKDVTNPNLDVDDFIGKSFTTAPDGKLYQLPDQQFANLYWFRYDWFNDPKIQEEFKAKYGYDLGVPVNWSAYEDIAEFFNGREIDGKKVYGHMDYGKKDPSLGWRFTDAWLSMAGNGDKGIPNGKPVDEWGIKVDENSRPVGSCVARGGDTNGPAAVYSIEKYLTWLKSYAPPEAQGMTFSEAGPVPAQGAVAQQMFWYTAFTADMVKDGLPVVNADGTPKWRMAPSPHGVYWKDGMKLGYQDAGSWTLLKSTPEDRAKAAWLYAQFVTSKTLDVKKSHVGLTFIRQSTLDHPSFTERAPKLGGLIEFYRSPARVQWTPTGTNVPDYPKLAQLWWQAIGDASSGAKSAQEAMDSLCAEQEKVLQRLERAGIQGDIGPKLAEEHDLEYWNAEAVKAGNLAPQLKVENEKEQPITVNYDELVKSWQTN
- a CDS encoding Fur family transcriptional regulator, which codes for MAKTKNKVEELEGILRDGGVRVTRQRAAILKILAEAEDHPDASELHRRAKEIDATVSLSTVYRTLSALEQQGVVQRHAFENATARFETADAPHHDHLIDIDTGDVIEFRSDKIEQLQAEIAAELGYDLVRHRLELYCRKRKD
- a CDS encoding metal ABC transporter substrate-binding protein, yielding MIDLTRRTILAAAAAMAALSLTPTAAAAEKFKAVTTFTVIADMAQNVAGDAAIVESITKPGAEIHNYQPTPRDILKAHGAQLIFWNGLNLELWFEKFFQNFDDIPGVVVSDGVEPMGIAEGPYTGKPNPHAWMSPTSALIYVDNIRDAFVKYDPENAETYKANAEAYKKKIEAAITPIRAELDKIPTERRWLVSSEGAFSYLARDFGLKELYLWPINADQQGTPQQVRKVIDAVRANNIPVVFSESTISPDPAMQVARETGAKYGGVLYVDSLSEAGGPVPTYIDLLRATSETIAKGLSQ
- a CDS encoding manganese/iron ABC transporter ATP-binding protein — its product is MNLQTKARPVRRPVPQDEGSGIRVRDATVVYRNGHRALSDASFEVPTGTIAALVGVNGSGKSTMFKAIMGFVRLTKGEISVLGLSVPQALKKNLVAYVPQAEEVDWNFPVLVEDVVMMGRYGHMNMLRIPKKADHEAVEAALARVGMSDFRKRQIGELSGGQKKRVFLARALAQDGRIILLDEPFTGVDVKTEDAIIRLLLGLRDEGRVMLVSTHNLGSVPEFCDRTVLLKNTVLAYGPTESTFTRDNLELAFGGVLRHFVLGGESLHDDADPRQLSVISDDERPLVMYGAKGQMVPQPAKPETEAETDAG